The Girardinichthys multiradiatus isolate DD_20200921_A chromosome 7, DD_fGirMul_XY1, whole genome shotgun sequence region GTTTGCACCAATGAGCATCAGGGCTTATGGTTTTAAAGTTATGACCTCATTAGCCCCAGATTGAGGCCATATAACGTTAAACCCATACAGAGGAGGTTTGGAGGGatgaaatgttcttgttttccCCCGCGCACTGAAGCGTGTTTTTCaaggtaaatattctttatccAACATGAGGCAGGTCTTTGTTGTTTACCAAGAGGTAAAGAGGCGGAAAAGTGAGGGGGATCTGAACTGGTTTCCATGTCAAACACTTCAATTCACCATAGAAACTCAGATCTTAACGCGGAAACTTTATTAAACTGTGATGGTGGATTGATAAGGGCCGAATTTCTATCGGCCTCTTTTTATTGTGGGCACCGGGCGGGCTGACAGAGGTAAATTGCTCTTTTAATTAAAGCAATGCACCAGGGGAAATTGCTGTCTGAATATTGTCTCAGAGATGGGGGCCACTGACAGTTGCCTGGAAACTTCAATCTGTCCACCCGCATTTATTCCAGATCCCAGTTATGAGataaagtttaataaaaatcttttgCTGCGCCAGCGCCGAAATGAAACCCAAGCCTTTCTGAACATCCGAACACAATGAGACAGGACCGCGCAGCAAACCTCATGTTCAACATGTATCTCTCAGGTTCGTCCCGTTAGGAATTTGTCAAACAGACTGTAATGTTAGAATTGGTTGGATGCTGCAGCGCTATGGTGTCCAGCAGGAAAAGATGCCCTGTTTCCAGGGTAGAGCTTTGGGGAGCCGCTTCCCTCTGAAAGCCCGTCTGCTCTTTTGTCGGAAATCGGAAATCCTTTTTCCTGGACGCGTTTCCTGGGTTCTTGCAGGGGGTACCGCAAGGATGACATGCTTCACGCACTGGACTCTGACGGCACCAGAAAGCCATTAGGATTTTGTTCACTTTGGGCTGTTATGAGCTtactttttttgtgtaaattgCAGCGAAAATAGTCAGTTttaaaaatcactttaaaatcATCCTTAAAAAACTATTTGGGGAAAATTCGTTTTGTTTTCGtggatttaaagaaattatgctggaaaatattttatgctattttatatttttgtatttatcatttaaatattcatttgacGAGCTATTTAATGTACAGAACCTTCTTCTTATTCTTTTTAATGTCACTGCTATTATGTCTATCCTATCCAAACAAGATTGATATATACAATTACATAGCTAAggggacaaaataaataattttgaaatattttaaagatatttataattgcttgttttgtcttcagatccaacagaaaatctgttgaaagaaagcaaagGAACACCTTGGAGTCCAATAAATACAGGAGTGCAAAAAGGTAAGGATGAACCCAACATAGAAAGAAATGCATTCTTTTGCTGTCTCGCATTTGAGAAGCAATAAATCAGCTTATGTTTCGCACAAGAGATACTTGAATTATCGTGAAAAAAATATAGGCTAGATGTTAGCagagtaatgaaaataaatatttttaaaagcatggTAGATCCAATGTGCTTTTATGATCACAacgatgaataaataaattgttttacacacacacacacacacacacacacacacacacacacacacacacacacacacacacacacacatatatatatatatatataattaaaacattttaatcatgttaaaaatatttattctacaattattttgtacattttgattCAAGCAGAAATATTGAAAGAaagatagaaagaaagaaagaaagaaagaacgtttttaattatttgattattttaagtTCAAATACCAGTCATAAATAATATTAacgtcagtttttttttcagatttggtGACAGGATGTTTATCTCAAATgggaaaacaaatatatatattttttatttacttgatGGAAAAtctggggagaataaaaccgacatctaatgtaatattttcccGAATCACTGCTAGAATAATGTCTTCCAGATATTATAATGAATATTACTGTTTAGCACATATcattgcttgttttgtgttttcttcctcttcccCTGCCCCCAGGCAGCGGACAGATCCAGCTGTGGCAGTTCCTCCTGGAGCTCCTGTCCGACAGCACCAACGTGTCCTGCATCGCCTGGGAGGGCACCAACGGGGAGTTCAAGCTCATCGACCCGGACGAGGTGGCCCGGCGCTGGGGCGAGCGCAAAAGCAAACCCAACATGAACTACGACAAGCTGAGCAGGGCGCTGCGCTACTACTACGACAAAAACATCATGACCAAAGTCCACGGAAAGAGATACGCCTACAAGTTCGACTTCCACGGCCTGGCGCAGGTGTGCCAGCCGTCCACCACGGAGCAAGCCATCTACAAGTTTCAGGGGAACTTCTCCCCGATCCCCTTCTCCGGCATTTCCAAACTGAACCTCGTCACACCCGGCGTGGGCCCCTCGGGTTTCTCCTACTGGCCCGGCTCCCCACCGGCAGCTCTGTACCACAGTCACAACCTGCAGCCTCCGGGGCCCTTCGGCACCGTGTCACCGTCGCACATCAGCTGCGTCAACAGTCTGGCCAACATCAACAATCACTACAACTGACTCCTGTTGCACATTTCATACCTGGcttggaataaataaataaagaactgGCTTTCGGTATCGGCGGCccaaatgttgattaataccaCCGTGATTTGGACAAGATATCTGAACAATGACATTTTTCTTATTTCCTCTTTTCCCTCAGCAAAACTGCAGCTTTATTCAACAGTTTTAACCTTGTAAATTTAGGTCTGCATTTCATCCAGGTTTGTCGTTAAACTGATTAGACGGGAAGTAAAATGAGCATTAATTTctatataattttattatattcccagttttgattttaattggtTCGTGTAAATATGAACTAAATTATCACTACAATACGGACAAACTGGACCTTATGTCCAGACCACTGCGCAGAAACAAAtaagatgtttaaaaactgtaaaaacaatatatttgaacacgttttattactttttcattcaaatgtcattatgaatatttaatcagttaataaataaatctattaGAAAGACCGCCTATCATTTTACGCACAGACTTCTTACGcgcacattttttatttttttaaattaaatctctGGTCTCCACACATCACCAAATTTTGAATTTCAGGAATTAAAGAACTTTTTATTTGCGATAAGCTGTTTCTTGACAACAATATAGACAATAGATGTTCCaataaaatggtaaaataattgttttctcttttctttaaaTTGTCTCTGTCATTTCGCCCCTTTACACTCTACCCAACTCTTTCGGATACGAAATGGAGCCGTCTGCCTTAGAGGAGGTTTGTTTCTGTCCATGCGTCATTTCGTAGGCGGCAGGGAGACGTAAAGTATCTTTTCTATTCTTTGCCCTACAATGAGGAAATGTGGTTTTGtgatttcaataaataatatataccattatatatttatattttttgacgTTTTTGGATTATGCTCATATTATGTCGGAGTTGAAGGTCACAGAACCGCAATCAGTAGACATAGAACGGATAGACGGTTTAAAGTAGAACTGAAATGCTTAACAAAACAGAATATTGTTTGAGATTTGGTTGATTTCTATGAATATTTATCTTCATGATACATGGAAATGCCTGAGAAACATAAACTGATATACAATAGTTTATGTAAATGCGTAGGAAATTGTTTCCTTACGAAATGGAAGTTGGAGGGACCGAAATAGCAATGCGTGGTTACGAATTGAGGGTTTCTTGGGCAAATGGGGAAAAAATGGTCTGAGGCCTTCGTAACTGAGCTCTGACGTTTTTCCTTTATGGAAGGTCAAATTAAAtgaatattattaaggaagagCTCTGGCGCCACCTTGTGGTACAGAAACGGGACTTGTTGGATTTGAAGTTCACACAGTAATAAGATCATAAAATGGCATTTAATAGACTCTTTGCTTAGAAATCATACCACACCCAGAATGTTCGTATAGAGATAAAACCTTATAAAAGCAGCGTTGTCAAGTTCTAGGCAGGATAATGATATTACGTAGAATTAGGCTCACCATTTGATGTTTTAATTGAATTCATATTAAATATCTTGTAAAAATCGTCAAAATTGTATTTTGTGATGATGATAAGAATATGCTGATTGAACAGTTAAGGACTAAGGACTAATGAACGACAGTAAATTgactttttttgctttaaatggtaaatggtttagTGCTTTAGTGTTCATTGGACTCAGTAACAATGAGCCTCAGAGTGAAATCAGAATAACTGTTCTACTGCTCATAGTTTACTTCACATTTTCatcacaaaataaagaaaattcacaCATCCACACAAAATACATcctgataaaaacaaataaatcagtattgctgtttttcataaaaaacGACATCCATGTAATTGAACGTGATATCAAGTCTATAAGTAGCAAGGAAATAGTTATTTGCGTAAATATCTCTTAAAGTAAATTtagattaataattaaaaacaaaattcaatttAATATGACTGAACGAGGACTTAACGCCGTTATTTTGCCCCAACACACACGTGCCCAGAGGGCTAGGGTGATAGATAAAGATTGATAGataaaattgttttgtaaaaaataaaacaaaagaaacactttTATTCTGccaataaataactaaaatagaAGTTTACTGGCTTCTAAAGTGTGCACTagtgataaataaaaatactttatctTGACTGGCGGAAGTCCAGCACAAGAGGAATAATGAGCACTGACTCCAGATCGGTTTTGagggaaacaaaataaatttctgtTTGGCTGATCCAAGATTAGTTTCtccttataaaaaaaaagtcaattgaAAAGACGAAAGAGGGCACAGCTAACACTAAACAAATGCGTAAAATGAGGCGGGGTTGCTAACTTTGTATGGAGCTTGGAGTGATGCTGGTTGAGACCGAAGAAGTTGAAATGTTTGGACTTATTGTTCAAAAATATTAGTAATATCAAGCACAAATGTGTTTGATACAACTCCATCAAACACCGGACATATCTATAGAGAATTTTCTGGACCAAAGCACCTCTAACATCACCCCGAGACATCTGTGCATGGGGAATACTGGAGATCACACTCATGACTAGGACTGTTTTACTCTCAGACCCTTGGGTAGAGAAgtcagacatttaaaacatcaagGCTGAAGAACAGCTTCTAGTTAGAAGAAATCAGGACGATTAATTCCTCTAAACCCCATTTTAAACCCTCCATCAAGTCACACTTGCCATATCTATTAAGCCTCATTAATTTGAGCAAAGCTTCTTAGTTTACGGAATGTGTTTTAGACTGTGCTAACACTGTGATACTGCCACAGTGATACTGTGCACCATGATTCCTCACAGCCTGccaaatttctttatttatcgCTTCAGGCTTGGTGCATTGGAGCAAACCCCATCAGTCATTTCATCAGCTTAGGAGAGGAGGAAGTTGAAGTGGGTCTCCATAGTCAAGACCTGTCTGGGTGGCCAAACCACAACATGAAAGTGATTCATCCTTGTCAGACCTCGAGCAGCTACAAAAACAGCTGTACAATTTTtacaatgatttattttcaatatgttattttccttcacttttttacagtgtaaatgAGTTGGGTTTAACTTTAGGGTGGCCTTCACGCCATAataccaaacaaaatgaaacaatctAGAATATGAATCtaacttcattcattcatcttctataccacttattccatagtgggtcacaggggagctggtgcccaatgcccatctccagcagtctaccggagagaggcagagtacaccctggacaggtcgccaattcatcgcagggcaacacagagacatacagtacaaacaaccatgcacacacactcattcacacctaagggcaatttagagagaccaattaacctaacagtcatgtttctggactgtgggaggaagccagagtacccagtgagaacccatgcatgcacgggaagaacatgcaaactccatggagAGAGACCTCCGGATGGGAgctgaacccaggaccttcttgctgcaaagcaacagtgctaccaactgtgccaccgtgcatcTAAACTAcatgttcaaaataaattaaccaATTTGCAATAACTTACTTCCcttactaaaataaaaagaagaaagcaaATACTAAACATTAAAGGTGGTCCACCAATATTATCAGAGTCAGAAGTCAAATTACGTGTCTCGAAGATTGTGGATTTTATCCAGATATTATCATATGAACTGGCTATTTGATCTTGGAAAAATTTGACAGTAATTATTTTCAAGTAAATGCGGATTAAAGTATGTGAATTTACTTAAAATTGGGTGCCCAAGTGTCAGTGCCCAGGGGCCCCTGAGGTGTAAATCCTGCTCATGAAGAGCATAATaagggagggaaaaaaa contains the following coding sequences:
- the fev gene encoding protein FEV, with product MRQDRAANLMFNMYLSDPTENLLKESKGTPWSPINTGVQKGSGQIQLWQFLLELLSDSTNVSCIAWEGTNGEFKLIDPDEVARRWGERKSKPNMNYDKLSRALRYYYDKNIMTKVHGKRYAYKFDFHGLAQVCQPSTTEQAIYKFQGNFSPIPFSGISKLNLVTPGVGPSGFSYWPGSPPAALYHSHNLQPPGPFGTVSPSHISCVNSLANINNHYN